Proteins encoded together in one Kutzneria kofuensis window:
- a CDS encoding GlxA family transcriptional regulator has protein sequence MPTVAFLLTPNLHLLDLAGPAQVFSAAAKQGLDYRLCYLADTDTVPTAQGLTVQATTEIPALDAGDMIVVPGCAGDRLTRTPRLGPALMTLLREFPGTVASVCSGAEHLGRAGLLDGRRCTTHHELQDELARRYPAATVVHDVLYVIDGRIVTSAGIASGIDLALHLVATAHGPAIAARIAREMVIYARRNGDDRQASAMLRHRSHINDTVHRLQDHIDGHYTARLPLAELARAVGCSERTVTRLFTRATGLTPLRYQQLLRLERAEHLIGQGATVESAAHAVGFEDARMLRRLRARP, from the coding sequence GTGCCGACCGTCGCCTTCCTGCTGACCCCGAACCTGCACCTGCTCGACCTCGCCGGGCCGGCGCAGGTGTTCTCCGCGGCCGCCAAGCAGGGCCTCGACTACCGGCTGTGCTACCTCGCCGACACCGACACGGTGCCGACCGCGCAGGGGCTGACCGTGCAGGCGACGACGGAGATCCCGGCGCTCGACGCCGGCGACATGATCGTGGTGCCGGGGTGCGCCGGCGACCGGCTGACCCGCACCCCGCGGCTCGGGCCGGCGCTGATGACGTTGCTGCGGGAGTTCCCCGGCACCGTCGCCAGCGTCTGCTCCGGCGCCGAGCACCTCGGCCGCGCCGGCCTGCTCGACGGGCGGCGCTGCACCACCCACCACGAGCTCCAGGACGAGCTCGCCCGGCGGTATCCGGCCGCCACCGTCGTGCACGACGTGCTCTACGTGATCGACGGCCGGATCGTCACCTCCGCCGGCATCGCCTCCGGCATCGACCTCGCGCTGCATCTCGTCGCCACCGCGCACGGGCCGGCCATCGCCGCCCGGATCGCCCGCGAGATGGTCATCTACGCCCGGCGCAACGGCGACGACCGACAGGCCAGCGCCATGCTGCGACACCGCTCGCACATCAACGACACCGTGCACCGCCTGCAGGACCACATCGACGGCCACTACACGGCCCGACTCCCCCTCGCCGAGCTCGCCCGCGCCGTCGGGTGCAGCGAGCGGACCGTCACCCGCCTGTTCACCCGGGCCACGGGCCTCACGCCGCTGCGCTACCAGCAGCTGCTGCGGCTCGAACGGGCCGAGCACCTGATCGGGCAGGGCGCGACCGTCGAGAGCGCCGCCCACGCCGTCGGCTTCGAGGACGCCCGGATGCTGCGCCGCCTCCGCGCCCGCCCCTGA
- a CDS encoding YcaO-like family protein, producing the protein MPVPAERGLPLDNALARGLAAAGELGLSAHFTPLLDADPGSWQCSLHCTGVQMPAADGLGRGDRETARVGALFEALENYLSGLDGLRNRQVRLREAHEVATGPLAADPLVARLAEGPARELGCMRYQALDGSDDVDVPVFLTIPEYGGAQGEPARLTIEDFYDYSTTGARVEASGWAAGSYAAEALVHAVNETVERDALAQLVAEQLISDHARALRVVDPASLPDDLADLLITAADRSGRSVHLIDMTSDLDVPAFYAFQAPEPGCRPVAAGSAAALSSRVAASRALTELIQFQSTATGRQLPDFSGRLPDAAEVGFVATCAPATPRQHLDHLVDLLHSKGFTPYAREQYSTRNLAVVNVFVPGLDRSTDYRRLRVSRRRAQAPTG; encoded by the coding sequence ATGCCGGTACCGGCCGAACGGGGCCTGCCCCTCGACAACGCGCTCGCGCGCGGCCTCGCGGCGGCCGGAGAACTCGGGCTCAGCGCGCACTTCACGCCGCTGCTGGACGCGGATCCGGGCAGCTGGCAGTGCTCGCTGCACTGCACCGGTGTCCAGATGCCGGCAGCCGATGGCCTGGGCCGCGGCGACCGTGAGACCGCCCGGGTCGGGGCGCTGTTCGAGGCGTTGGAGAACTACCTGAGCGGCCTGGACGGCCTGCGCAACCGGCAGGTCCGGCTGCGCGAGGCGCACGAGGTGGCGACCGGCCCGCTGGCTGCGGACCCGCTGGTCGCGCGGCTGGCCGAAGGCCCGGCCCGCGAGCTCGGCTGCATGCGCTACCAGGCGCTTGACGGCAGCGACGACGTGGACGTGCCGGTGTTCCTGACGATCCCCGAGTACGGCGGCGCGCAGGGTGAGCCGGCGCGGCTCACCATCGAGGACTTCTACGACTATTCGACGACCGGCGCCCGCGTCGAGGCATCTGGTTGGGCGGCTGGCTCCTATGCGGCGGAGGCCCTGGTGCATGCCGTCAACGAGACGGTCGAGCGGGACGCCCTGGCGCAGTTGGTCGCCGAGCAGCTGATCAGCGACCACGCGCGGGCGCTGCGGGTGGTCGATCCGGCGTCGCTGCCGGACGACCTGGCCGACCTGCTGATCACGGCGGCGGACCGGTCCGGGCGCTCGGTGCACCTGATCGATATGACCTCCGACCTCGACGTGCCCGCGTTCTACGCGTTCCAGGCGCCCGAGCCGGGCTGCCGGCCGGTGGCGGCCGGCAGCGCGGCGGCGCTGTCCAGCCGGGTCGCGGCCAGCCGGGCGCTGACCGAGCTGATCCAGTTCCAGAGCACGGCGACCGGCCGGCAGCTGCCGGACTTCTCCGGCCGGCTGCCGGACGCGGCCGAGGTCGGCTTCGTGGCCACCTGCGCGCCGGCCACCCCGCGCCAACACCTCGACCACCTGGTCGACCTGTTGCACAGCAAGGGGTTCACGCCGTACGCGCGGGAGCAGTACTCGACCCGGAACCTCGCCGTGGTCAACGTGTTCGTGCCGGGACTGGACCGGTCGACGGACTACCGGCGGCTGCGAGTCAGTCGTCGGCGTGCTCAAGCGCCCACCGGGTGA
- a CDS encoding DUF1775 domain-containing protein — protein MTDVDRHVQGCGACASWQDRAARINRLTVLSPASEERDLVDEVLGRAAALSPAGGPELAGGQELAGGGRGPASPSPRRISVPSAVVRVGLLFAALAQAAVAVVELLGQDDPMMMAGHMEHETSAFNFALGVVLAIVAVDPRRARAQLPLLGSVVGVLVLVSTFDLGAHAVGWSRLVTHIPLAAGLILVALLGTNSHSGTTGTATARRTWRFPMRTAKRLGVLGSIVLGGLLAVTGSAYAHVTAQPSTATQGSYSKIAFRVPNEEDNASTVKLEVTFPADHPIASVETKSVPGWTAQVEKSKRATPLKSDDGPITEAVSKITWTGGKIGPDTFEEFEVSLGPLPTDTDKLVFKAVQTYDNGDVVRWIDTSGAGGPEAEHPAPTVQLTPKSAAAAVVPTAATSSTSDSTLPLVFGIVGIVIGLGAGALAMVALRRGRATE, from the coding sequence ATGACGGACGTGGACCGGCACGTGCAGGGCTGTGGCGCCTGCGCGAGCTGGCAGGACCGGGCGGCCCGGATCAACCGGCTGACCGTGTTGTCGCCCGCGAGTGAAGAGCGGGACCTGGTGGACGAGGTGCTGGGGCGGGCGGCGGCGCTGTCCCCCGCCGGCGGGCCGGAACTCGCCGGCGGCCAGGAGCTTGCCGGTGGCGGGCGCGGGCCTGCTTCTCCCTCGCCGCGCCGGATTTCCGTTCCCTCGGCAGTGGTGCGGGTCGGGCTGCTGTTCGCCGCCTTGGCGCAGGCCGCCGTCGCCGTCGTCGAACTGCTGGGCCAGGACGATCCGATGATGATGGCCGGGCACATGGAGCACGAGACGTCGGCCTTCAACTTCGCGCTCGGGGTGGTGCTGGCCATCGTCGCCGTCGATCCACGCCGGGCACGGGCGCAGCTGCCGTTGCTGGGCAGCGTGGTGGGGGTGCTGGTGCTGGTGTCGACCTTCGACCTCGGTGCGCACGCGGTCGGCTGGAGCCGGCTGGTGACGCACATCCCGCTGGCGGCCGGCCTGATTCTGGTGGCACTGCTGGGAACCAACTCGCACTCGGGAACGACCGGTACAGCGACGGCCCGACGGACATGGAGGTTCCCGATGAGGACAGCGAAGCGGCTCGGCGTGCTCGGCTCGATCGTGCTGGGCGGCCTGCTCGCGGTGACGGGCAGCGCCTACGCGCACGTGACGGCGCAGCCGAGCACCGCGACGCAGGGCAGCTACTCGAAGATCGCCTTCCGGGTGCCGAACGAGGAGGACAACGCCTCGACGGTGAAGCTGGAGGTCACGTTCCCGGCCGACCATCCGATCGCGTCGGTGGAGACGAAGTCGGTGCCGGGCTGGACGGCGCAGGTCGAGAAGTCGAAGCGGGCGACGCCGCTGAAGTCCGACGACGGGCCGATCACCGAGGCGGTCTCCAAGATCACCTGGACCGGCGGCAAGATCGGGCCGGACACCTTCGAGGAGTTCGAGGTGTCGCTCGGCCCGCTGCCCACCGACACGGACAAGCTGGTGTTCAAGGCCGTGCAGACCTACGACAACGGCGACGTGGTGCGGTGGATCGACACCTCGGGGGCCGGTGGCCCGGAGGCCGAGCACCCGGCGCCGACCGTGCAGCTGACCCCGAAGTCGGCCGCGGCCGCGGTCGTGCCGACGGCGGCCACGAGCTCCACTTCGGACAGTACGCTGCCGCTGGTCTTCGGCATCGTGGGCATTGTCATCGGTCTCGGGGCGGGCGCGCTGGCGATGGTGGCGCTGCGACGCGGGCGGGCCACCGAATGA
- a CDS encoding copper resistance CopC/CopD family protein, translated as MRTLLLVLAGVFAAMAVTAGQASAHAVLESSAPSNGSLVQSAPSRVTLTFGESVQVEPDGVHVIAPDGSSADNGKADHIDGRGNTVGVQLTSTAQGTYTVSWHVVSADSHPISGAFTFSVGHASAAAPVAAPSAGSLAVSIVYWTARGLEYASFALLIGAVAFVFWCWPQGAVNRGVRRLIGGSWLTLLLATVAGALLQGPYGAGAGLDRLFDGDLFSSTLDIALGTGVIVRIVLLALAAPYIAEILATEEWTPNRRAVFGGIGVVLLNGLAWTWSMSGHAAAGLQADLALPVDVLHLDAMGIWLGGLVVLWRAKPPQAAVQRFSQVAFACVGVLVATGTYQSWRQLGSWAGFFDTEYGRLLLLKIAGVLVVLGAAYFSRRWVRSHVGKLRRPVLVETAGAVIVLGLTAALVNAEPARTAEAATTPVVQATPDGQTLPFDTGGPGGKGNLKIYITPAHTGPNLLDVTVEDLSGRAEDVPELTVALTQKDRDVGPLKIDVQHVGTGRYRAAEAQIPLAGAWQVAVTVRTSDIDETTAVGMWQVS; from the coding sequence ATGAGGACGCTGCTGCTGGTGCTGGCCGGCGTGTTCGCGGCGATGGCCGTGACAGCCGGCCAGGCGTCCGCGCACGCCGTGCTGGAATCCTCCGCACCGTCCAACGGCTCGCTGGTGCAGTCCGCGCCCAGTCGGGTCACGTTGACGTTCGGGGAATCCGTGCAGGTCGAGCCGGACGGTGTGCACGTGATCGCCCCGGACGGCTCGTCGGCCGACAACGGCAAGGCCGACCACATCGACGGCCGCGGCAACACCGTTGGCGTGCAGCTGACTTCGACCGCCCAGGGCACGTACACCGTGTCCTGGCACGTGGTTTCCGCCGACTCGCACCCGATTTCCGGCGCCTTCACCTTCTCCGTCGGCCACGCTTCGGCCGCCGCCCCCGTTGCCGCGCCTTCCGCCGGCAGCCTGGCGGTGTCCATTGTGTACTGGACGGCTCGTGGCCTCGAATACGCGTCGTTCGCGCTGCTCATCGGCGCCGTGGCGTTCGTGTTCTGGTGCTGGCCGCAAGGCGCGGTGAATCGCGGCGTGCGGCGGTTGATCGGCGGTTCGTGGCTGACGTTGCTGCTGGCCACGGTCGCGGGCGCGTTGCTGCAAGGTCCTTACGGCGCTGGGGCCGGCCTCGACCGCCTCTTCGACGGGGACCTGTTCTCGTCCACATTGGACATTGCATTGGGCACGGGCGTGATCGTGCGCATCGTGCTGCTCGCGTTGGCGGCCCCGTACATCGCCGAAATCCTGGCGACCGAGGAGTGGACGCCGAATCGCCGGGCGGTGTTCGGGGGCATCGGCGTGGTGCTGCTCAACGGCCTGGCGTGGACGTGGTCGATGTCCGGGCACGCCGCCGCCGGTCTGCAGGCCGATCTCGCGCTGCCGGTCGACGTGCTGCACCTGGACGCCATGGGCATCTGGCTCGGCGGGCTCGTCGTGTTGTGGCGGGCCAAGCCGCCGCAAGCCGCCGTGCAGCGGTTCTCGCAGGTCGCTTTCGCGTGTGTCGGCGTGCTGGTGGCGACCGGCACGTACCAGAGCTGGCGGCAGCTCGGCAGCTGGGCCGGCTTCTTCGACACCGAGTACGGCCGCCTGCTGCTGCTCAAGATCGCCGGCGTGCTGGTGGTGCTCGGCGCCGCCTACTTCTCCCGCCGGTGGGTCCGCTCTCACGTCGGCAAGCTGCGCCGGCCCGTCCTGGTCGAAACCGCCGGCGCTGTCATCGTTCTCGGGCTCACCGCCGCCCTGGTCAACGCCGAACCGGCCCGCACCGCCGAAGCCGCCACCACGCCCGTCGTGCAGGCCACGCCGGACGGCCAGACCCTGCCGTTCGACACCGGCGGACCGGGTGGCAAGGGCAACCTGAAGATCTACATCACGCCCGCGCACACCGGTCCCAACCTGCTGGACGTCACCGTCGAGGACCTGTCCGGCCGGGCCGAGGACGTCCCCGAGCTCACCGTCGCCCTCACCCAGAAGGACCGCGACGTCGGCCCGCTGAAGATCGACGTGCAGCACGTCGGCACCGGCCGCTACCGCGCCGCCGAGGCCCAGATCCCGCTCGCGGGCGCGTGGCAGGTCGCGGTGACCGTGCGCACCTCCGACATCGACGAGACGACCGCCGTCGGCATGTGGCAGGTGTCCTGA
- a CDS encoding polyprenol monophosphomannose synthase, giving the protein MAEAAPKITVVVPTYNERENLPVLVAKLRELDLPGLHVLVVDDNSPDGTGDVADGLAGDDLGVLHRTEKDGLGRAYIAGISRALDEGADVVIQMDADLSHPVDRVPALVEKLLGTDAGVVLGSRYVEGGRTASEWPWHRKALSAWANFYVNAILHLRVKDATAGFKAWRAATLRAIDLPTIRSNGYSFQVEMNYRTVKRGLRILEVPIVFEERAEGASKMTFAVQLESAITPWKLLFGRM; this is encoded by the coding sequence ATGGCCGAGGCGGCCCCGAAGATCACCGTTGTCGTGCCCACGTACAACGAGCGCGAGAACCTGCCCGTGCTGGTGGCCAAGCTGCGCGAGCTGGACCTTCCCGGCCTGCACGTGCTGGTGGTCGACGACAACTCGCCGGACGGCACCGGCGACGTAGCCGACGGCCTGGCCGGCGACGACCTCGGCGTGCTGCACCGCACCGAGAAGGACGGCCTGGGCCGGGCCTACATCGCCGGCATCAGTCGCGCGCTGGACGAGGGCGCGGACGTCGTGATCCAGATGGACGCCGACCTCTCGCACCCGGTCGACCGCGTCCCGGCGCTGGTGGAGAAGCTGCTCGGCACCGATGCCGGCGTGGTGCTGGGTTCCCGTTACGTCGAGGGCGGGCGGACGGCGTCGGAGTGGCCGTGGCACCGCAAGGCGTTGTCGGCGTGGGCGAACTTCTACGTGAACGCGATCCTGCACCTGAGGGTCAAGGACGCCACCGCCGGCTTCAAGGCGTGGCGGGCGGCGACGCTGCGGGCCATCGACCTGCCGACGATCCGCAGCAACGGCTACTCGTTCCAGGTCGAGATGAACTACCGCACCGTCAAGCGGGGCCTGCGCATCCTGGAGGTGCCGATCGTGTTCGAGGAACGCGCCGAGGGCGCCTCCAAGATGACCTTCGCCGTGCAGCTGGAGTCCGCGATCACGCCCTGGAAGCTGCTTTTCGGGCGGATGTAG
- a CDS encoding sigma-70 family RNA polymerase sigma factor, with amino-acid sequence MDAEITQFALAAQRGDRAAAAEFVRSTQRQLRRLMAYLGDPGQADDLAQETYLRAFAALPRYEGRSPARMWLLAIARRVAADHVRTAQRSPRTTSVDGWLDTEVAGPEGLVALRAAIDALDPERREAFVLTRVVGLSYAEAAEVCDCPVGTIRSRVFRARNELVDALDTRLEIAR; translated from the coding sequence GTGGACGCCGAGATCACCCAGTTCGCCCTGGCCGCGCAGCGCGGCGACCGGGCGGCTGCCGCCGAGTTCGTCCGTTCGACGCAACGACAGCTGCGCCGACTGATGGCCTACCTCGGCGACCCGGGCCAGGCCGACGATCTCGCGCAGGAGACCTACCTGCGGGCGTTCGCCGCGCTGCCCCGCTACGAGGGCCGCTCACCGGCCCGGATGTGGCTGCTGGCCATCGCCCGCCGCGTCGCCGCCGACCACGTCCGCACCGCTCAGCGCTCGCCCCGCACCACCAGCGTCGACGGCTGGCTGGACACCGAGGTCGCGGGCCCCGAGGGACTGGTCGCGCTGCGTGCCGCCATCGACGCCCTGGACCCGGAGCGCCGCGAGGCGTTCGTGCTGACCAGGGTCGTCGGCCTGTCCTACGCCGAGGCCGCCGAGGTCTGCGACTGCCCGGTCGGCACGATCCGCTCCCGCGTGTTCCGTGCCCGCAACGAACTCGTCGACGCCCTGGACACCCGGCTGGAGATCGCCCGCTGA
- a CDS encoding cysteine hydrolase family protein — MTKALLVIDVQESFRQRENWQRVSAPDIVAKTEELVGIARGAGDLVVWVLHTEPGSDTTFDPASGHVRLMDGLEPEPGEPVLTKTSRNAFTTTNLQQVLTERGIRELVICGIQTEQCCETTARVGADLGFDVTYVTEATATFPIPHRSGVGELGVEEIIERTEYALAGRFATISTIAELAVG, encoded by the coding sequence GTGACCAAGGCATTGCTCGTGATCGACGTACAGGAATCGTTCCGCCAGCGGGAAAACTGGCAGCGTGTGTCCGCTCCGGACATCGTCGCCAAGACCGAGGAGCTGGTCGGCATCGCCCGCGGAGCCGGGGACCTGGTGGTGTGGGTGCTGCACACCGAGCCCGGCAGCGACACCACGTTCGACCCGGCCAGCGGCCACGTGCGGCTGATGGACGGCCTGGAGCCGGAGCCGGGCGAGCCGGTGCTGACCAAGACCTCCCGCAACGCCTTCACCACCACCAACCTGCAGCAGGTCCTCACCGAGCGGGGCATTCGGGAGCTGGTGATCTGCGGCATCCAGACCGAGCAGTGCTGCGAGACCACCGCCCGGGTGGGGGCTGATCTCGGCTTCGACGTCACATACGTGACCGAGGCGACGGCCACCTTCCCGATCCCGCACCGCAGCGGCGTCGGCGAGCTCGGCGTCGAGGAGATCATCGAGCGCACGGAATACGCGCTGGCCGGCCGGTTCGCCACCATCAGCACCATCGCGGAGCTGGCCGTAGGCTGA